The following proteins are encoded in a genomic region of Cryptomeria japonica chromosome 11, Sugi_1.0, whole genome shotgun sequence:
- the LOC131043481 gene encoding peroxisomal membrane protein 11A: protein MELQKNLSPDAESHAKAVVKSSGSSSSITSTNSRAKKERDFTDHLEAYLARRDGVDKLLKIARYSSKVILASSVVSKDTSLYKRLKDFEASVGVSRKAFRLGKFIQDYNALKQISLDSTEGRLGILAYGGEGIYYFVEQFTWLIKAGLIDKQYAAKLQKISAWCEFIGYCGSISLKSMQILALREKQYVLASEGESSISSKDSAEISQLREKQVLKLVSVIQDFADGLMALSDILDGKGSISSPLLLASAGLLSALISTHKNWSSS from the coding sequence ATGGAATTGCAAAAAAATCTTTCACCAGATGCAGAGTCGCATGCAAAGGCAGTAGTTAAGAGTAGCGGCAGCAGTAGCAGCATTACTAGTACTAATAGTAGAGCTAAGAAAGAGAGGGACTTTACAGATCATCTGGAAGCTTATTTGGCCAGAAGGGATGGAGTTGATAAACTTCTCAAGATTGCAAGGTATTCGAGTAAAGTAATTCTGGCGTCCTCTGTTGTCTCCAAAGATACCTCTCTGTACAAGAGGCTTAAAGATTTTGAGGCCAGTGTTGGTGTCAGCAGAAAAGCATTTAGATTGGGCAAGTTCATACAGGACTACAATGCCCTAAAGCAGATTTCTTTGGATTCAACAGAAGGAAGATTGGGGATTTTAGCCTATGGAGGAGAAGGTATTTATTATTTTGTGGAGCAGTTCACATGGCTGATCAAGGCTGGTCTCATCGACAAGCAGTATGCTGCCAAATTGCAGAAGATCAGTGCTTGGTGTGAATTTATAGGTTATTGTGGAAGCATTTCCCTGAAGAGCATGCAGATCTTAGCCCTAAGGGAAAAGCAGTATGTTTTAGCATCTGAAGGAGAATCAAGCATTTCGAGCAAGGACAGTGCAGAGATCAGCCAGTTACGTGAAAAGCAGGTGCTAAAGTTGGTTTCCGTTATACAAGACTTCGCTGATGGTTTGATGGCTTTGAGCGATATTCTTGATGGCAAAGGATCCATTTCAAGTCCTcttcttcttgcaagtgcagggcTTCTTTCTGCTCTTATTAGCACACACAAAAATTGGTCGTCATCCTGA